The DNA sequence GAAAGTAACTGTGATGCAATGATTTTGTGGCATATATCAGTAAAAGGGGCTTGAGGATGGATGGAGAGAAGGagaaagagcgagagagaggAGATGAAAAAGAGTGTGATGAGACAGAAGAGGATGCAGAGGGGGCAACCTTGGTTTGGCAAGAGGGATACCCTGAAGATGACCTAGGCTTACCCATAATGCACTGGGAGGATCTAAGCCTTCGTATTGCTGAACTTGAGAAGCAGCAAGAGGAGCGAAGGCAGAAGGAAAAGGTCTGAATGAAaatacatttacgcatttgctCAGATTCTGCTTTTATGCAAAGCGACTTAACAGTACATTTtgattattgtaaagcattgaCTGTTAATGTACGCTATAATGTGGTTCTGCAGGATTTAGACAGTCTGGAATGGCCAGGAATCAGGGGGCTAAACAGTCACAGAGAAACCTATGACATGGACGATGAATGCAACAGTCGCCTGTCTGCTCTTACGTCAAGGTCTCATTGATTTTGATTTAAAAGAATTCttttaaaatgtgaataaatTCTTTAACAGTTTTGCATTATTAATCCAGGCTTCACAGCCAGACAAATCTACAGCTTTGCTTCATCAACAACAGTGAAAGtgaggaggaagaagaggaaaTGGAGGCAAAAAAAGAGGTAATAATAAATGgtcataaatgttttttattgatTTCTGTTGATGACCGTTTACTGTACACTTCCCTAAGTGTACTCCGCACAGACTGTTGCTGAGATTTGTAATTGTTTACAGGTGGCAAAACAATCCAGTAAGAGTGGAAACAAGCAGAGGCCCGAAAGGCAGCAAGGTTCAAGCTCAGCATCGACTAAGAAAGCCAAATCAGGAGGATTCAAGAATGATGTCAGAGCTGCACTAAGTGTGCTCAGACACAAGTTGAGATTGGAGCAAAAGCAGGTAAAAAAGAGCAGAGCACACTCACAGagggtactgatgtattttaagatatcttagtgaaagttgttttccgtttggacagctcttagatttattttagtctaggactagtctaatccctatccgggaaaccgcccctaaatgttgTGGTGGGCGCTATGACCAAATCTTGTGTCACAGTTAGatacatttaatataattgTAACAGTTTATGGCCTGGTTCACAGACAATGCTTAGCTAAAgcaaggactaggccttaggatggatttacactgcaaatcttgatgcccaattccgatttgttgcctgtatctgatttttttttttgatgacccacttacatcatcttttaaaagcaACTAAACATTTGGCAAAACAATTCAAGGCAGACATACTGACTTGGCACAGCTTAAACCACAGacaaatgttaaaggaatagtctactcattttcaatattaaactttgttattaccttaaccaagaattgttgatacatccctctatcatctgtgtgcgtgcacgtaagcgctggagcgcgctgcgacgcttcgatagcatttagcttaggcccattcattcaatggtaccaatcagagataaagttagaagtgaccaaacacatcaacgtttttcctatttaagacgagtagttatacaagcaagtttggtggtacaaaataaaacgtagtgcttttctaagcggatttaaaagaggaactatattttatggcgtaatagcacttttgggagcactttgactcgcctgaaaagttcgctccccttctcactctcataatgggagagggagggtgttactgcgccgagtcgaagaactcccaaaagtgctattacgccataaaatatagttcctccagcgcttacgtgcacgcacacagatgatagagggatgtatcaactcttcttagttaaggtaataacatagtttaatattgaaaatgagtagactattcctttaaatgttgcGTTATGCGATGGACAAACAAAATGATTATACAAGATAgagctttatttctgtaacaagacataaaacttcAACATTACTCCACTAAGTAGAGCTGTCGTTATCCAAAAAGTACTGCTAAAAAAGTCAAGTGATCACGGGTGGTGTCCGCCTGAGTTGACGTCATTTGCCAGCATCGCATTTTCAATGACGCACGAGCACGACACGTCTTGACATGGGAATATCTAATCCGTCTGCTTACATTGCGGATGCGAATGCATGTATCCGATTCATATTTGATTTATTCAACATATGAATGAAGCCTGAAACCGATCAGAATCTACCCGCTTTTACATGTTCTAGGGTCATATACGGTCTGTGCCACAAAAAAAAATCGCAATTTAGTCACTTTGAGCAACCAATGTAAATGCGGCCTTaagctgggtacacaccaaaatatattttttaaatcttatccgatttttaaaatgtgagaccacaaacatgatgaaaaaattgacatttaaCACTTTTGTTCCTATAAAGTGTGTGTCATAACAGCACATCACACACCATCAGATTAACTTCACAAACAACGTGAGTTTCAGCTCAGAACACCAGAAATCTCGCCAAGATCTTGTAAAGTTTCTCGCGTCCAAACGTGAATCCACAGTGAACAAACATGGCAAACAacagacataaagaaatgtCATTAATACAATGGACTGCTTTTTTACATCTCTGATGTCCATCTCACCTTGGACTGTGCATGCTGCGCAAAGTACTTGTTATGGTTTATCTTTCATCTGCTAGCTTTCTGATTGGGTATCAGTTCGTTTCACGTGACAATCTACAGCGTGTATGTGCGTTTGTCCTTGGGGTTTCCCCCAAACAacaggatttctgatcgtaaatattcaacatgttgaatatttgcGATCGGAATGGCCCAGACGTGCTTCCGAAAGATTCAGATTTTCTTAACACACCTGTGCACCACAGGAAAATCTGTTAAGATAATCGACGCAACCACGAAGACGATCATGACTTTACCTAGGATTGTCGTAAAGGGGAAAATCTGCCCAAATTCAGCCCAATTATCTTGTGGTGTGTACCCGGCCTTTGTTAAATAAGACGTTTAAGCATCTTTCATAAACAAGGACATTACTTGTGCGTATCTtcagacaaatcaatggcactattttaagatctgtcggTGCAAGTTATCTTCAGTTGAGCCAGCTCAAACATgcgttttagtctaggactaaccttaagccttgtctgtgaaaccaggggtatatattataatattgtttttgctgAATCATGCTGAAATGTTGTACAGCACATATTTTACATATAAGCGAAAGGTACTTTATCGCATTAGATTATTAAATAGCTGCACATAACATCAAAACTTACAAAACAGATGTTTCTCCATCATTAATGGAGCCTCTCTGCGACATTTTAGTACATTTACATCCATGCATTTGGCAAAAGCCTTAATCCAATATTAGCTTACAGACCATTCAAGGTATAACTTGTATCAGCTGAGAATCTAATCGAATCCCtgacctttgcgctgctaaaaatgctctaccaattgagctttAGGAATGCTGTCATCTAAAAAGTGTAGACTACTACACAATAGTCTTTAGTTTTCTGCTTGGATTTAAAAAATCGTACAGATATAAtgctgtataataataatatctccttgaagaacaataggggCCTCACacctcgggccctaataaaccATATTGCAGAATCTCTACACACTGTTGATACATTTCTACTGTTGCACAGGACACACCATCATACAGGCCAACCCTGTTATGTCTCCTGTTATATGTGTATGTTCTGCATGACAAAAGACATAACTGCACACAACTGACTCCTATTACAGACCATACCTCCCAGTGAGGCTGTCCGAAACAGGAAGCGCCATGAGCGAAGTGAATTGAAGAACTTAAGCGGAAAGGAGTTAAAAGCATTAAGGACCTCACTAAGCAAAGACATTCACGGTAAGACTTTAAAGCTATTCATTTACAGTAATTAGATCACCATCtattttgaataaataaataatgtaaatgtatatacatgTGTGTAGACCTCAGTTCAGAGCTGGTGGCTCGACTTCTCACAAGGGACCAGCTGAGGACGGAGCAGGATGCCCTGCTGCTGGAGGTACAAGATATGACATCATTCTGATGTACAATCAGAAGAAGTATTTCCTTTAAGGAACAAAAAACCAGGACATTTGTTTACAAGACCTGCAATCTCTTCCTGTACTAAATGACTGTGAAAATCTACAATACTTTATCATCACTACAAAAGATCAGGTGATGTTACTGGTGGAACCTATATCCAAAAATGTCAattgtttttgaaaagtaaacaaCTTTAGTCACTTTTTATCACCTTATATTTGATTGTTTCCATTTAACAGATGTAATTGAATTAACAGAAGTTTACATTGTACAGTTTTTCAGTCAAACAGATATGCAAATCAAAAAACAGTATACATCATTCCATGCTACTTAGCTAAACAATACATTACTCAGTTTTTTGAGTGGCAAATTATATATCATAAATACAGGTCATTTTTTAATACTATCTAGccaaatatgtgtgtgtatcaACTCAGCAACTGGATTGATAATGTTTGTTAAATacgtaaaaaaatgtttgtggAATTAAAGGGATTTTAataagaatgtgtgtgtgttgttgtggTAAATATGCTATTTATTGTCTTTGTGTGCTTTGCCCAGCCAGAGTTGTGTTGTCAGAAGGCCAGCTCAGCATTATAGAGAAAAGAAGAAAGAGGGAGGGACAGATCATGGAGCAAAAGATGACCAAGGAGGGTTGGACCGAGAGAATGATCAAAACAGTTAATAGAAACAGCTGAAGTAAATTGGCAGGACAAGATTCAGACTTGACAGAACAAACAATGCCTTCCAATGTCATTCTGCTCGACTGTATTTAGCTTTTATTAgtcaaattaattatttttcagcGTTGGAGTAGTGGTGCTTCTCAGGTGTTGGGTTTTATTCGTTCTTTAATTGCTTCTGGAAAAGGACTTTATCTCTTATAATTCAGCCATCCACCAAATAGGTACGTTTCGTTTTTTCCAACTTTTTCAACAGGTGTGTTTAGCTGTTTTCTTGTGTGCCACGATTGTTTGAATGCAcgtttaaataattaaataaatacagcaAGGCGGGATGTACATTCACTATTAAAtacagttacagtttacatgcagTGCAGCAATGTGTAATCAAAAAGATTTATAACAAGGATTGTTTGCACTTTTTATGATGTTGTCTTATTGTACAAGTAAGGACCATCTTATTTATGTAGCCAAACCAGATCTACCCTAATGTCATTTAGTGACCTTCAGGTACTCACTGATCTATTGACACAGTGTCTTATATGCCTCACGAGTGGTAGGCAATAAGCCGTACACTATGTGCCCAGTCAGCTGTGTGCTGTTTACTAAGAGGTAGGGATAGCTGTGACATAGCATGTGAATGAAAAGACTACCAAAATATGTGTTAATGGATACAAAGGGAGCTTAACGTTATTTTGACCAAAACTGAAAACGTTGAAAAAAAGGTGTGTTAGTTCATATTTTGAAAGGGAATGAGTGATCGGGACAGAGTGATGATGTGGGTTGGGGGGGCAGATAAAGGATAGAACACAGAGGGGAAGTGTGGTTACTGTTTGATGAGTTAATGAAGTGAAAAGAGTCTGAATCagcagcatatatatatatatacctgtGCGCAAACAGTACGAGGGGTTGTGAAAGAGAAAGGGGGATCAGGGGAGGGACAGCAAGTAAGTGGGAGGCTAGAAATGGGAACCAACTTGCATATAAATACATGTTCTGTATCCAAAATATGTTCTTAACAGTAACGTGTCTCTCACAGATGTTGAACGAGGCAAAGAGGACAAGATGGTAAATTCAAGTTCGTAGACGATGTGGTTTCAGAAGCACAGAATGGGAATATGAACAGGGTCTTCTGTTTAAGAACTAGACGACAATGACGACGACCACACCTACAGTTTTGACAAACAAAGAGTCGGGGGCAGACACCCAGCTGTATTCCTCAAGTAATTCTTCCATTACTGGCCCCTGCAATATTGATGAGTCCTACAAGTACATTTTTCTCCCCATTTGCTActgttttacttttgttttcAGCATAACCCTTAACTTTGTAATTCTGTATCGTTCCTTTCGACGCACCAAGCGCTGGAATGCATCGCTGATTTACATGGTAAACCTGGCCACTACAGACTTCATGTATGGTCTATCCCTGCCATTCCTGGTGGCCAGTTACGTCATGCGCGACGACTGGGTGTTCGGGGACTTCATGTGCCGCTTAGTGCGATTTCTCTTTTATTTCAACCTCTACTGCAGTATCTTCTTCCTCACTTGCATCTCGGTACATCGCTATCTGGGCATCTGCCACCCCATGAAGACCATTACCTTAGAGTCCAAACGGGCAGTCAAGGGAACTTGTGTATTGGTATGGATCGCTGTCTTTGTGCTAACATGTCCAATTTTTCGTTTTGCCCAGACACAATATCTTCCACGTCAAGGGATTTTAGGGGCGGTTGTGAATGGTGAAAGCACAAGGGAGGAGATGTTCAATAATTGCTGGGATGATGCAATCGATAAGGAGTTCCACGATTACATTCCGTATGGGATCACACTTCATTTCTTGGGGTTTTTCCTGCCATTTAGCATCATCGCCTGGTGCTACTCCCGTGTAGTGTTGACGATATTTCGGACGCTCCACTCTCAGCCACCTTCTCAAAGAGCTCGAAGTGGGACGGGCTGTGAAAGTGTATCAGGGATAAGAGGAGAGGGCATGTCAATCATCTTGGGGGCACATTCACCGTACGTAAACAGACGTCGCAAGTCCATCAAAACCATAATTACGATCACTCTGCTCTTTGCCCTTTGCTTCTTCCCGTTCCATGTCACTCGCACAATTTTCCTGCTGCTGAAATTGACAAGTAGGGTGCAATGTCATACCATGAGCATGGTTTCCATCTGTTATAAAATTACTCGGCCACTGGCCTCATTCAATGCTTGGCTAAATGCGCTCCTGTATTTCCTGACTAAAGAGAAACATGGATCCTGCTGTCAAAAACCTGAACATGCCCAGCATGGCGTCTTGTGGCCACTGAAGATGCTTGGAAAAGGAGAGGAGGAAGAGAATGAAGCTGACGATAAAGGGAACCATAAGGAAAATGGGACCAAAACGGAAACCGATACATACAGAGGTCTAACTTaagaaataaagatgaaaaacaacaaaaacagacaaacaataaaaaaggaGGTCTTCGATTTGTGATTTATGATGTCAGAACTGAAATAATATATCTGATAtagtaattttatttattacaccTTACAGAAAATGATTGTTTCACTCAGGGCAACTGCTTAAATGGTTAGACATAACTTAAATAAAAAGATTGCTCAATTTCAGTCTATATTAACAGAACAAATACTTTTATATATAgaatatgtgttgtttattcatGGCATCAGGCATACTTTAAAGTGA is a window from the Misgurnus anguillicaudatus chromosome 21, ASM2758022v2, whole genome shotgun sequence genome containing:
- the LOC129441126 gene encoding uncharacterized protein, with product MDGEKEKERERGDEKECDETEEDAEGATLVWQEGYPEDDLGLPIMHWEDLSLRIAELEKQQEERRQKEKDLDSLEWPGIRGLNSHRETYDMDDECNSRLSALTSRLHSQTNLQLCFINNSESEEEEEEMEAKKEVAKQSSKSGNKQRPERQQGSSSASTKKAKSGGFKNDVRAALSVLRHKLRLEQKQTIPPSEAVRNRKRHERSELKNLSGKELKALRTSLSKDIHDLSSELVARLLTRDQLRTEQDALLLEVQDMTSF
- the LOC129441100 gene encoding P2Y purinoceptor 3, with protein sequence MTTTTPTVLTNKESGADTQLYSSSNSSITGPCNIDESYKYIFLPICYCFTFVFSITLNFVILYRSFRRTKRWNASLIYMVNLATTDFMYGLSLPFLVASYVMRDDWVFGDFMCRLVRFLFYFNLYCSIFFLTCISVHRYLGICHPMKTITLESKRAVKGTCVLVWIAVFVLTCPIFRFAQTQYLPRQGILGAVVNGESTREEMFNNCWDDAIDKEFHDYIPYGITLHFLGFFLPFSIIAWCYSRVVLTIFRTLHSQPPSQRARSGTGCESVSGIRGEGMSIILGAHSPYVNRRRKSIKTIITITLLFALCFFPFHVTRTIFLLLKLTSRVQCHTMSMVSICYKITRPLASFNAWLNALLYFLTKEKHGSCCQKPEHAQHGVLWPLKMLGKGEEEENEADDKGNHKENGTKTETDTYRGLT